A single region of the Marinobacter nanhaiticus D15-8W genome encodes:
- a CDS encoding TolC family protein, with the protein MPAGSSNKSKVPWADPVIKYGIAPETLEGPNTVGHRFEVSQQLPWPDHLSASRKAAEAGMLAAQQETQWLIRQLTARVKEAYAYWWYTNEAINLHHETRALVEQLATVTEQRLDYGIGSQSEMLRVKTELDTLDARLVELQAEKAGLASDLIPLLGRRPTGASLQLTEASETLLFADGQLEPDHPLIRAAEAREAEARARLDVAEVDRRPTFTANAGYNSLWADERKRWVVGIGVRIPFSGQRQHSAVRKATAEASQKRWLATQAQREWRASIAKLRASVEAGHGRLNILNERHLPNQRAHWEASLNELASGTGRLEDAINSARQLTGVKLRRAGVIRDLYSASAGYEALIPVRTINALN; encoded by the coding sequence ATGCCCGCTGGCAGTAGCAATAAAAGCAAGGTGCCTTGGGCCGACCCGGTCATCAAGTATGGCATTGCGCCTGAAACTCTAGAGGGACCTAATACAGTTGGGCATCGCTTTGAGGTAAGCCAGCAGCTGCCCTGGCCGGATCATCTGTCGGCGTCTCGCAAGGCAGCGGAGGCCGGAATGCTTGCCGCCCAGCAGGAGACTCAGTGGCTAATAAGGCAGCTGACAGCTCGCGTTAAGGAGGCGTATGCATATTGGTGGTATACCAATGAAGCGATCAATCTCCATCATGAGACACGCGCTTTGGTAGAGCAACTGGCCACCGTAACGGAACAGAGGCTTGACTATGGCATCGGCTCGCAAAGTGAAATGCTCAGGGTCAAAACGGAGTTGGACACTCTAGATGCCAGACTAGTAGAGCTGCAAGCGGAAAAGGCCGGGCTAGCCAGCGACCTGATTCCTCTGCTTGGGCGTCGTCCGACGGGGGCCAGTTTGCAACTGACGGAGGCATCTGAAACGCTTCTGTTCGCCGATGGACAGTTGGAACCAGATCATCCGCTGATTCGGGCAGCCGAGGCAAGGGAAGCCGAGGCGCGCGCGCGGCTGGATGTTGCCGAAGTCGATCGTAGACCTACGTTCACAGCTAATGCCGGCTATAACAGCCTGTGGGCTGACGAGAGAAAACGTTGGGTCGTCGGCATTGGCGTTCGGATTCCATTTAGTGGGCAGCGCCAGCACAGCGCCGTTCGAAAGGCGACTGCCGAAGCCTCACAAAAACGATGGCTGGCCACTCAGGCTCAGCGGGAATGGCGGGCTTCGATCGCTAAACTGAGGGCAAGCGTTGAGGCCGGCCATGGTCGCCTGAACATCCTCAACGAGCGACACTTGCCAAACCAGCGCGCGCACTGGGAAGCCAGTCTGAACGAGCTGGCCAGTGGCACTGGCAGACTGGAGGACGCAATAAATAGCGCAAGACAGCTTACTGGGGTCAAACTCCGTCGAGCTGGGGTGATCCGTGATCTATATAGTGCCTCGGCCGGATACGAAGCCCTGATACCGGTGCGTACTATCAATGCGTTAAATTAA
- a CDS encoding YqaJ viral recombinase family protein, producing the protein MRANTVQKQRPALRLVSTKGLSRDEWLKVRKQGIGSSDAAAAVGMNPYQSQLELWMVKTGRDAGLPKPDSDDPTSPVYWGHILEPIVAEQYSQQTGRKVRRVNAVLQHPDPEKHWMLANLDYSVVADDDVQILECKTAGEFGSRLWKEGVPDYIQCQVQHQLAVTGKQAADVCVLLCGQELKIYRVERNEELIEALYVLERQFWDFVETDTPPPVDGTDSAERALRHLYPIDRGETLDFSQSKELSDAFDELLAIRKEMEDLSSTASHLKQRIESQMGDASKATFPSGSVSWKRSKDSVGLNVKRLLKDQPELLEQYPLTKPGSRRFLIQA; encoded by the coding sequence ATGCGTGCAAATACAGTTCAGAAACAGCGACCGGCCTTACGCCTGGTCTCCACCAAGGGCCTCAGCCGGGATGAATGGCTAAAGGTACGTAAGCAGGGCATTGGCAGTAGCGATGCCGCTGCGGCCGTTGGCATGAACCCTTATCAATCCCAGTTGGAACTCTGGATGGTCAAAACCGGCAGAGATGCTGGCTTACCAAAGCCGGATTCGGACGATCCGACTTCACCGGTTTACTGGGGCCATATCCTGGAACCGATTGTGGCCGAGCAGTACAGCCAGCAGACGGGCCGGAAAGTGCGCCGGGTGAATGCGGTATTGCAGCATCCAGATCCGGAAAAGCACTGGATGTTGGCCAATCTAGATTACTCCGTGGTGGCTGATGACGACGTGCAGATCCTGGAATGCAAAACGGCAGGGGAGTTCGGATCACGCCTCTGGAAAGAGGGTGTGCCGGACTACATACAGTGCCAGGTGCAGCACCAGTTGGCTGTCACCGGCAAACAGGCAGCGGACGTGTGCGTTCTGTTGTGTGGCCAGGAGTTAAAGATCTATCGCGTTGAACGAAACGAGGAGCTCATCGAGGCACTTTACGTGTTGGAGCGTCAGTTCTGGGATTTCGTGGAAACGGATACCCCACCACCAGTCGATGGAACCGATTCTGCTGAACGTGCCTTGCGTCATCTGTATCCAATAGACAGAGGGGAGACCCTGGACTTCAGCCAAAGCAAGGAGCTGTCCGATGCCTTCGACGAATTGCTGGCAATCCGCAAGGAAATGGAAGACCTCAGCTCTACCGCATCCCACTTGAAACAGCGAATCGAGAGCCAGATGGGGGATGCCTCAAAGGCAACCTTTCCAAGTGGCAGCGTGAGCTGGAAGCGGAGCAAGGATTCCGTCGGGCTCAACGTGAAAAGGCTACTGAAGGATCAGCCAGAACTACTGGAGCAATACCCACTGACGAAGCCAGGAAGCCGTCGATTCCTCATCCAAGCATGA
- a CDS encoding DUF932 domain-containing protein: MAHLIEQMAYVGQTPWHGLGNELTSNQPLEVWAKQAGLDWKIQESPVRFVTNSSGTLGEILSYPDSKVLYRSDTKAPLSVVGNRFKVVQPEEILEFYRDLTEVSGFELETAGVLKGGRKMWALARTGQSGMLKGNDQTNAYVLLATACDGTMATIALFTSIRVVCNNTLAVALKGSNANAVKVKHNTAFDADLVKKQLGISVSVWDDFMYRLKTLSERKVKITEARNYFLKVFTDDSSAGVGKTNERSMAKALGLFEGEGMGATLASSDGTAYGLLNAVTEFIDHQRRAKTVDHRLDSAWFGTGAALKNRALEQAMSLVA; the protein is encoded by the coding sequence ATGGCTCATCTCATCGAGCAAATGGCCTACGTTGGCCAAACCCCCTGGCATGGTCTGGGGAATGAACTGACTTCCAATCAACCCCTGGAGGTCTGGGCAAAACAAGCGGGCCTAGACTGGAAGATTCAGGAAAGCCCTGTCCGCTTTGTCACCAACTCCAGTGGCACCCTGGGTGAAATTCTGTCCTACCCGGATTCGAAAGTGCTTTACCGCTCGGATACCAAGGCTCCGCTGTCGGTCGTCGGTAATCGCTTCAAAGTGGTCCAGCCCGAGGAGATCCTGGAGTTCTATCGGGATCTGACCGAAGTGTCTGGTTTTGAGCTGGAAACAGCCGGTGTCCTTAAAGGTGGCCGCAAGATGTGGGCTCTGGCCCGCACCGGCCAATCCGGCATGCTCAAGGGCAACGATCAAACCAATGCCTACGTTCTGCTGGCCACCGCTTGCGACGGAACCATGGCAACCATTGCCCTGTTCACCAGTATCCGTGTGGTTTGCAACAACACACTGGCTGTTGCGCTGAAGGGCTCTAATGCCAACGCCGTCAAGGTGAAGCACAACACCGCATTCGACGCGGACCTGGTGAAGAAGCAGCTCGGCATATCCGTTAGCGTATGGGATGACTTCATGTACCGCCTGAAGACCCTGAGTGAGCGGAAAGTGAAAATTACTGAGGCCAGGAACTACTTCCTCAAGGTGTTCACGGACGATTCTAGTGCTGGGGTTGGTAAAACCAACGAGCGTTCCATGGCAAAAGCCCTGGGTCTATTCGAAGGCGAGGGCATGGGTGCCACGTTGGCTTCATCGGACGGCACAGCCTACGGGCTGCTGAATGCAGTGACGGAATTCATCGATCACCAGCGCCGTGCCAAAACTGTGGACCATCGACTGGATTCAGCCTGGTTTGGCACCGGTGCAGCCTTGAAGAACCGTGCATTAGAGCAGGCCATGTCACTTGTGGCCTAA
- a CDS encoding TorF family putative porin — protein sequence MKRRISTKDCLLSVGLLVTLQAVPLIASAGVSANLGITSNYLFRGVTQTDGSTATQGGLDYEHASGLYVGGWGSNVDFGDGTSYELDLYAGFSGVIEDIGYDVGYIYYSYPDAPESIDFGEIYGELSYSIVSIGVAYTANSDVSGEGLFVPGDIYYYASVDVPLEDDFSTGVLIGYYDFTDDGKASIGEASYGHAAVNVTKDAGSFGAFSVNLEYADIDSSNALGSVSSDDPKFWLGWTKSF from the coding sequence ATGAAAAGACGTATCTCGACTAAAGATTGTTTGCTAAGTGTTGGTTTGCTCGTAACTCTCCAAGCGGTCCCGTTAATTGCCAGCGCAGGTGTTAGTGCTAATTTGGGCATAACAAGCAACTACTTATTTCGCGGTGTGACACAAACAGATGGCTCAACGGCGACGCAAGGCGGGCTTGACTACGAACATGCGTCGGGGCTTTATGTTGGCGGCTGGGGCTCCAATGTGGATTTCGGCGATGGGACGAGCTACGAGCTTGATCTTTATGCTGGCTTCTCCGGTGTAATTGAGGATATCGGTTACGATGTTGGCTACATTTATTACTCTTACCCTGATGCTCCTGAATCTATTGATTTTGGCGAAATATACGGAGAGTTGAGTTACAGCATTGTATCTATAGGTGTTGCTTACACAGCAAACAGCGACGTAAGCGGCGAAGGGCTGTTCGTTCCAGGCGATATCTATTATTACGCATCAGTTGATGTGCCACTGGAAGACGATTTCAGCACAGGTGTTTTGATTGGCTATTATGATTTCACTGATGATGGCAAGGCGTCTATTGGCGAGGCGAGCTACGGACATGCAGCTGTTAACGTCACCAAAGATGCGGGAAGCTTTGGAGCTTTTAGTGTTAATCTGGAGTACGCTGATATCGATTCAAGTAACGCACTTGGTTCGGTCAGTTCGGACGACCCGAAGTTTTGGCTGGGCTGGACTAAGTCTTTTTAA
- a CDS encoding DUF6998 domain-containing protein, with amino-acid sequence MRLQKTSLFVLKKLTGKPLGITGEIAEFSAAELLDLKLAEARQAGYDATDRAGRKVQIKGRCLPEKPGPGQRLGSIRLDHEWDSVLLVLLDDMFEVIEMWEAERPAVERAILAPGSKARNERGALAVTKFKKIGAKVWPVDR; translated from the coding sequence TTGCGGCTGCAAAAGACGTCGCTATTCGTTTTAAAAAAGCTGACTGGCAAACCGCTAGGGATTACGGGTGAAATTGCAGAGTTCAGCGCCGCGGAGCTACTCGATTTAAAGTTAGCCGAGGCGAGACAAGCTGGTTACGACGCCACTGATCGTGCGGGACGAAAGGTTCAGATCAAGGGCCGTTGTCTGCCAGAAAAACCTGGCCCTGGCCAAAGGCTGGGATCGATTCGCCTTGACCATGAATGGGACAGCGTCTTGTTGGTTTTGCTGGATGACATGTTTGAAGTAATCGAAATGTGGGAGGCTGAGCGTCCGGCAGTTGAGAGGGCCATCCTGGCGCCTGGCTCAAAAGCACGAAATGAACGTGGTGCTTTGGCAGTGACGAAATTTAAAAAGATAGGGGCCAAAGTGTGGCCAGTGGATAGATAA
- the tnpB gene encoding IS66 family insertion sequence element accessory protein TnpB (TnpB, as the term is used for proteins encoded by IS66 family insertion elements, is considered an accessory protein, since TnpC, encoded by a neighboring gene, is a DDE family transposase.), which produces MIGLDSQARIWLCTEPTDMRKSFRGLSALVRNQLKHDPLSGQYFVFVNRRKTQMKMLYFTTTGYCLWAKRLEQGQFRVPLSASGQRALTLTDLQLLIDGIEVQKYRQFKRFRGV; this is translated from the coding sequence ATGATCGGGCTCGATAGTCAGGCCCGGATCTGGCTGTGCACTGAGCCCACCGATATGCGCAAATCGTTCCGGGGCCTGAGCGCCCTGGTCCGGAATCAGTTGAAGCACGACCCGCTCAGCGGCCAGTATTTCGTCTTCGTCAATCGCCGTAAAACTCAGATGAAGATGCTGTATTTTACGACCACTGGTTACTGCCTGTGGGCCAAACGCCTGGAGCAGGGACAGTTCCGGGTGCCTTTATCTGCCTCCGGTCAGCGAGCCCTGACGCTGACGGATCTGCAACTGCTGATCGATGGCATTGAGGTGCAGAAATACCGCCAGTTCAAGCGTTTTCGAGGGGTATAG
- a CDS encoding response regulator transcription factor — translation MKVLIVEDNAVLAEKISVWLAKENFTVDVAQNGKEANFFVETSSYQAIILDIGLPDENGLSLMQKWRSSGRDEAILILTARSNWTERVEGLNAGADDYLPKPFEFDELKARLSAIIRRKDGRATDKIIVDGFLLNATYRTLTTPDHKEFRLTATEYRLLQCFLRSPDRVFSQDELVEALYNIERCPTRNVVQVYIARLRKILGKKRIKTLRGQGYYFARDSLQKRVEA, via the coding sequence ATGAAGGTTCTAATTGTCGAAGACAACGCGGTACTCGCAGAAAAAATCTCCGTTTGGCTTGCGAAGGAAAACTTTACTGTAGATGTTGCCCAAAACGGAAAAGAGGCAAATTTCTTCGTAGAGACAAGCAGTTATCAGGCGATCATTCTGGATATAGGACTGCCCGACGAGAACGGGCTTTCTTTGATGCAAAAATGGAGAAGCAGTGGCAGAGATGAAGCTATTCTTATTTTAACTGCCCGCTCCAACTGGACAGAGAGAGTTGAGGGCTTGAATGCCGGGGCAGACGATTATCTTCCAAAACCCTTCGAATTCGATGAACTAAAAGCTCGACTTAGCGCCATAATACGAAGAAAAGACGGGCGAGCAACTGATAAGATCATCGTGGATGGTTTTCTACTTAATGCAACCTATAGAACCCTAACAACTCCCGATCATAAAGAGTTCAGACTAACCGCAACGGAGTACCGCCTTTTACAATGCTTTCTTCGCTCTCCTGACAGAGTTTTCTCACAGGACGAACTTGTTGAAGCACTCTATAATATCGAAAGGTGCCCAACCAGAAATGTCGTTCAAGTCTACATAGCCAGGCTCAGAAAGATACTCGGAAAAAAACGAATAAAAACATTGAGAGGACAAGGATATTACTTTGCAAGAGATTCTCTTCAAAAAAGGGTTGAAGCTTAA
- the tnpA gene encoding IS66 family insertion sequence element accessory protein TnpA, producing the protein MRKHRTPEQWQTLVDQQRASGLSAPQFCKQEKIGYASFCNWRKRLSDPSTDESSGPGEADFLDLSSLMGNSPSSGPGWNIVLSLGNGVELRLSQNG; encoded by the coding sequence ATGAGAAAGCACCGTACTCCAGAACAGTGGCAGACCCTGGTTGATCAGCAGCGCGCCAGCGGCTTGTCAGCACCGCAGTTTTGTAAACAGGAGAAGATCGGTTACGCCAGCTTCTGTAACTGGCGCAAGCGCCTGTCCGACCCGTCGACTGATGAGTCGTCAGGTCCCGGTGAAGCCGATTTTCTGGATCTCTCGTCGTTGATGGGCAACTCTCCATCCTCCGGCCCCGGCTGGAACATTGTGCTCAGCCTGGGCAACGGCGTGGAACTGCGGCTGAGCCAGAACGGATGA
- a CDS encoding GIY-YIG nuclease family protein, translating to MGNYYVYVYIDPRNFEEFYYGKGKGSRKYAHVNDDSDSEKTRRIKAIRKEGLEPIIRVIARNLSEHDALLVEKTLLWKLGKQLTNVSSGHYADNFRPHDKLHRHLSGFDFQNGLYYYNVGEGTHRNWDDYVEYGFISAGQAPRFRDAIQSLQVGDVVAAYLKGYGFVG from the coding sequence ATGGGTAATTATTACGTCTACGTCTACATCGACCCCCGGAATTTCGAGGAGTTTTATTATGGAAAAGGAAAGGGCTCCCGGAAGTACGCCCATGTGAATGATGACTCGGATAGCGAGAAGACCAGGCGGATTAAGGCGATCAGGAAAGAGGGGCTAGAGCCAATCATTCGGGTGATTGCTCGTAATCTGTCCGAGCACGATGCGCTGCTGGTTGAGAAGACGCTTCTTTGGAAACTGGGTAAGCAGCTGACAAATGTTTCCTCAGGCCATTACGCAGACAATTTCCGGCCTCACGATAAGCTGCACCGACATCTCTCTGGGTTCGATTTCCAAAACGGGCTTTACTACTACAACGTAGGGGAAGGAACTCACCGCAACTGGGATGATTATGTTGAATATGGCTTTATCTCGGCAGGCCAAGCGCCGCGATTTCGTGATGCTATTCAGAGCCTTCAAGTCGGCGATGTCGTAGCAGCATATTTGAAAGGGTATGGCTTTGTTGGGTAA
- a CDS encoding DUF1889 family protein: MNPILRESIAKLSVVANVSAGLAHPVDEARAKELFKALHKQGIPLSMDDVYTLAIENQWSDRHATDLAKLADKIGSGGRVQIKHPKGWGEPTVKRIIAELKES, encoded by the coding sequence GTGAATCCAATACTTCGAGAGTCCATAGCAAAGCTGTCCGTCGTGGCCAATGTCTCGGCAGGATTGGCTCACCCCGTCGATGAGGCAAGAGCAAAGGAGTTGTTCAAAGCTCTCCATAAGCAGGGGATTCCGCTGTCTATGGACGATGTTTATACCCTGGCAATCGAGAACCAGTGGAGTGACCGTCACGCTACCGATTTAGCTAAGCTAGCAGATAAGATTGGCTCGGGTGGACGGGTTCAAATTAAACATCCGAAAGGGTGGGGAGAGCCCACTGTAAAAAGAATCATCGCTGAGTTGAAAGAAAGCTAA
- the tnpC gene encoding IS66 family transposase, whose protein sequence is MNSTASAPSPNASSSSALAEENALLREQVQTLQRQLDWFKKQLFGPKSEKQAFDLPGQNSLFQEGDAPVPENPPEEKKRTVKAYQRGTGKKQRDDDCLNDTGLRFTADVPVEVIEHLPPELTGPEADQYEVIGSKTTYRLAQRASSYVVLKCERPVFRRKGTEKLITTPAPFNVLDNSLADVSLLAGLLVDKFQFHLPLYRQHQRIQQAGITVSRSTLTNLVKRAIDLLRPIVDAQTDNVLRSRVLAMDETPIKAGHQGRAGPQKGKMKSGWFWPLYGDADEVVFTYSNSRGRAHIEEVLSESFSGTLISDGYAAYARYAAAQENVTHAQCWVHSRRYFIEAQKDHPEIVTDALQQIATVYRNEEAIKTQGLTGEKKRQYRLDHSKPVVSDFFQWCRDQLAQGGLVPSDSLTKALNYVLSREASLTVFLEDPDVQPDTNHLERALRPIPMGKKNWMFCWTELGAEHLGVIQSLISTCKLHDITPYTYLVDVLQRISQHPAREVSDLTPRLWKPRFADNPLRALIDPRHPDRQNKQPEANVRAH, encoded by the coding sequence ATGAATTCAACGGCTTCTGCTCCTTCTCCCAATGCATCGTCCTCCTCGGCTCTGGCCGAGGAGAATGCACTGCTGCGTGAGCAGGTCCAGACCCTTCAGCGCCAGCTGGACTGGTTCAAGAAGCAGCTGTTCGGCCCCAAATCCGAGAAGCAGGCATTTGACCTGCCGGGCCAGAACAGCCTGTTCCAGGAAGGCGATGCACCGGTTCCGGAGAACCCACCGGAAGAGAAAAAGCGCACGGTTAAAGCCTATCAGCGTGGTACCGGTAAGAAGCAGCGGGACGACGACTGCCTGAACGACACCGGCCTGCGCTTCACCGCCGATGTGCCGGTGGAGGTCATTGAACACCTGCCACCGGAACTGACCGGGCCGGAGGCTGACCAGTACGAAGTGATCGGCAGCAAGACCACCTACCGGCTGGCCCAGCGGGCCTCCAGCTATGTGGTGCTTAAGTGCGAACGCCCGGTGTTCCGGCGCAAGGGCACCGAGAAGCTCATCACGACACCGGCTCCGTTCAACGTGCTGGACAACAGCCTGGCCGATGTCAGCCTGCTGGCCGGGTTGCTGGTGGACAAATTCCAGTTCCATCTGCCGCTGTATCGCCAGCACCAGCGTATCCAACAGGCCGGTATCACCGTCAGTCGCAGCACTCTGACCAATCTGGTCAAGCGTGCCATCGACCTGCTGCGCCCCATTGTGGATGCCCAGACCGACAACGTACTGCGCAGTCGGGTACTGGCCATGGACGAAACGCCCATCAAGGCCGGTCATCAGGGCCGGGCCGGCCCGCAAAAGGGCAAGATGAAATCCGGCTGGTTCTGGCCGCTGTATGGCGATGCCGACGAGGTGGTGTTCACTTACTCTAACAGCCGTGGGCGTGCCCATATCGAAGAAGTACTCAGCGAATCGTTCAGCGGCACCCTGATCAGTGACGGCTACGCGGCCTATGCCCGTTATGCCGCCGCCCAGGAAAACGTCACCCATGCCCAATGCTGGGTGCACAGTCGCCGTTACTTTATCGAGGCGCAGAAGGATCATCCGGAGATAGTCACCGACGCGCTGCAACAGATCGCCACGGTGTACCGGAATGAAGAGGCCATCAAAACCCAGGGGCTGACTGGCGAGAAGAAACGCCAGTACCGGTTGGATCACTCGAAACCGGTGGTCAGCGACTTCTTCCAGTGGTGCCGGGATCAGTTGGCGCAAGGCGGCCTCGTGCCCAGCGATTCGCTGACCAAAGCCCTGAACTACGTGCTCAGCCGTGAAGCGAGCCTGACCGTGTTCCTGGAAGACCCGGATGTGCAGCCAGACACCAACCACCTGGAACGAGCACTACGCCCCATTCCAATGGGCAAGAAAAACTGGATGTTCTGCTGGACCGAACTGGGCGCGGAACACCTGGGCGTCATCCAGAGCCTGATCAGCACCTGCAAGCTGCACGATATTACCCCGTACACGTATCTGGTGGACGTGCTGCAACGTATCAGCCAGCACCCGGCCCGTGAAGTCAGCGACCTGACGCCCCGACTCTGGAAACCCCGGTTCGCCGACAATCCGCTACGGGCGCTGATCGACCCACGCCACCCTGACCGACAGAACAAACAGCCGGAGGCCAACGTCCGTGCGCATTGA
- a CDS encoding sensor histidine kinase has translation MTGSAQGTLLLLLLPAGIALMGLAWLVHGLLLDRMSREFVETRLKDEVAFLEHQIRDSGGQLDSLQTGDYFQEVFHHAFAIHSPSRTIISPDSWAPVLTSLIESAKDGTVRVRDADTVEGPKSILAYRKSFRIGDTPIVVIVSEDLGALKRSQAELHGWTAIVSILLILLLVVVIWFGINLSMRPVVELKATLKRLQDGKVSRIHVQAPEEFRPLVQQLNQLLDSLDQRLERSRDALANLSHSVKTPIAAVRQILEDTSRPLSNDLRLQMTARLNDIDKQLEAEMRRSRFAGPQVGKSAYPLKQARDLVWMLGRLYPEKSFELSSSLPEDARWPIEEHDLNEIMGNLLDNAGKWSERCVELSLVQHSGNLQIGVTDDGLGVADAEIGNLGRRGLRLDEQTPGHGLGLAIVREIVERYSGTLNFSPAPKSGLSVIVDLPRAVPVINR, from the coding sequence ATGACCGGGTCGGCCCAAGGCACCTTGCTTTTATTGCTACTGCCAGCGGGCATTGCGCTAATGGGGCTTGCATGGCTGGTTCACGGCCTCTTACTGGACCGGATGTCCCGGGAATTCGTCGAGACACGTCTCAAGGATGAGGTCGCCTTTCTGGAGCATCAGATTCGTGATTCTGGCGGTCAATTGGACAGTCTCCAGACTGGTGACTATTTTCAGGAAGTCTTTCACCACGCCTTCGCCATACATTCTCCGTCCAGAACGATCATTTCCCCGGATTCCTGGGCACCGGTGTTAACGTCGTTAATAGAATCAGCAAAGGATGGGACCGTTCGTGTTCGGGATGCGGACACCGTCGAAGGCCCAAAGAGCATTCTTGCGTACCGAAAGTCGTTCCGGATCGGCGATACGCCGATTGTAGTGATCGTGTCCGAGGATCTTGGCGCACTGAAACGCAGCCAGGCAGAGTTGCACGGGTGGACGGCCATCGTCTCTATTCTGCTGATTCTGCTGTTGGTCGTTGTGATCTGGTTCGGTATCAATCTGTCCATGCGCCCTGTCGTCGAACTGAAGGCCACGCTGAAGCGACTTCAGGATGGCAAGGTCTCGCGGATTCATGTCCAAGCACCTGAGGAATTTCGACCGCTGGTCCAGCAGCTCAACCAATTGCTCGACTCGCTGGATCAACGCCTGGAACGATCAAGGGATGCGCTGGCGAATCTGTCTCACAGCGTCAAAACCCCCATTGCGGCCGTCCGGCAGATTCTTGAGGACACCAGTCGTCCGCTCTCCAACGATCTCCGCCTTCAGATGACCGCGAGACTCAATGACATCGACAAACAGCTTGAAGCCGAGATGCGCCGAAGTCGCTTTGCAGGGCCACAGGTTGGGAAAAGCGCTTACCCTCTGAAACAGGCACGGGATCTAGTCTGGATGCTGGGGCGACTATACCCGGAAAAGTCCTTTGAACTGTCGAGCTCCCTGCCGGAGGACGCCCGCTGGCCGATCGAGGAGCACGACCTGAATGAAATCATGGGCAACCTTCTGGACAATGCAGGCAAATGGTCGGAACGATGCGTGGAGCTGTCACTCGTTCAACACTCCGGAAATCTGCAGATCGGCGTAACAGACGATGGGCTCGGCGTCGCGGACGCTGAAATCGGCAATCTGGGTCGACGGGGGTTGCGGCTGGACGAGCAGACCCCAGGCCATGGCCTTGGGCTGGCGATTGTTCGAGAAATTGTCGAACGCTACAGTGGAACCCTCAACTTCTCACCTGCTCCGAAAAGTGGGTTGTCCGTGATAGTTGACCTTCCCAGGGCGGTCCCGGTGATCAATCGTTGA